In Humulus lupulus chromosome 6, drHumLupu1.1, whole genome shotgun sequence, a single genomic region encodes these proteins:
- the LOC133784983 gene encoding uncharacterized protein LOC133784983, whose product MVRKMNPGTITHLEVDEDSKFKYVFLAYGACIKGSRCMRKVIAVDGTWLKTKYKGVMLIATAQDGNFHQYPISWVVVDSENDASWSWFLTKLQELIPDDSDLVFISDRNQSIINGVSNIYRKSQHGHCRWHLSQNIKARVRVKGVIKLFEETANAYKVSDFNKLYDELKNRYPVAVKYLEESNLTLSKWARSHFTGCRYNIMTTNGAESINAALREPREYPIIALLEAMQAKVSEWFNNRRNIVASINTKCTPLTPKAENIIRKRFKKASEMNVKQLNRFEYEVTGKENDAIIDLGQRQCSCRVFDLDQLPCVHALASYEQAGIEVYDLCSNYYKLETWALAYVDTIYPVPQQEDWDINEVEVLPKVLPPNVPIKRGRAKLKRIPSVGEGKKWIKRCGLCGQPGHSKKTCPL is encoded by the coding sequence ATGGTTCGAAAGATGAATCCAGGTACGATCACGCATTTGGAGGTGGATGAAGattctaaattcaaatatgttttcCTAGCATATGGAGCATGCATCAAAGGATCTCGTTGCATGAGAAAGGTTATTGCGGTGGATGGGACTTGGTTGAAGACCAAGTACAAAGGTGTAATGCTCATTGCAACAGCACAAGATGGTAATTTTCATCAATATCCTATTTCTTGGGTTGTGGTTGATTCAGAGAATGATGCTTCATGGTCATGGTTCCTTACAAAGTTACAAGAACTTATACCAGATGATAGTGATTTAGTCTTTATTTCAGATAGAAATCAAAGCATCATCAATGGGGTGTCAAATATTTATAGGAAGTCACAACATGGGCATTGTAGGTGGCATCTGTCTCAGAATATTAAAGCACGTGTCAGAGTTAAAGGTGTCATAAAATTATTCGAAGAAACTGCCAATGCCTATAAAGTTTCCGATTTCAACAAACTCTATGATGAATTGAAGAATAGGTATCCCGTAGCAGTGAAGTATCTTGAAGAATCAAATCTCACACTTAGTAAATGGGCGAGATCTCACTTTACAGGTTGTCGGTACAATATTATGACTACGAATGGTGCAGAATCTATTAATGCAGCACTGAGGGAACCTAGAGAGTACCCTATCATTGCGTTGTTGGAGGCTATGCAGGCAAAAGTCTCTGAGTGGTTCAACAATCGCCGCAATATTGTGGCATCTATCAATACAAAGTGTACACCTTTAACTCCAAAGGCAGAGAATATTATTCGAAAAAGATTCAAGAAAGCATCGGAAATGAATGTGAAACAACTTAACCGATTTGAGTATGAGGTTACAGGTAAAGAAAATGATGCCATAATTGATTTAGGTCAAAGACAATGCTCATGTCGTGTCTTTGACCTTGATCAACTTCCATGTGTGCATGCATTAGCATCATATGAGCAAGCTGGAATAGAAGTGTATGATTTGTGCTCTAATTATTATAAGTTGGAAACTTGGGCGTTGGCTTATGTTGATACCATTTATCCAGTCCCTCAACAAGAAGATTGGGATATCAATGAAGTTGAAGTATTGCCGAAGGTATTGCCTCCAAATGTCCCAATCAAGCGTGGTAGAGCAAAATTGAAAAGAATCCCATCAGTTGGTGAGGGAAAAAAATGGATAAAAAGGTGTGGTCTATGCGGGCAGCCTGGTCACTCCAAAAAAACATGCCCCTTATGA